In Lepeophtheirus salmonis chromosome Z, UVic_Lsal_1.4, whole genome shotgun sequence, the genomic window TTTTACCTACAAAATTATCCTTACTTGAGCTATGTATCCCAATGTGTTCCAAAGTTCTAGTGGATTATGTGTTTTTAACAGTGAACTGTCCATAACTTTTGTCGTAATCCTgctgaaaaacaaacaaataaaccgAGAAGAAAACATAACCTTCGTTTAACATTGTTGGGGAGGGTAAAGAGACGAAAGTATGAACGGCTAATTGAAGATCACTTTTATGATAAATTCCACGTGGTGAGcacatatgaactttgtacaattataaggcTATATTATTCGTCGTAGTTgtcattttatatcaacatcacgtggtatATTAAGCAGCTCTTTCATTTTGGGAGGatatttgaaatactaaaaaattccTTTTGACCAAAAATGATAGATTGGCTTAATGTATAcagctcaaaatcaaagtagatttaTATTCAAGGGCTTTCTAgggttaattttcaaaatattatataaataactatttaaaccGCTGAATTTGTCCTTCAAATATAAAGTATCAACTTTAGTTCGTTTTTGTAGAAGATCATTTTGTAGTACATTTTTTAGTATAgtatcattcaaataattaattaatatgaaatattattcttcgacTGGTTTTTGGAGGCTAATATGATTAATTCATAGAGTTGGTAGAGTGGAGTGTATTTGCACACTATGTTAAATGGATTTGGAGtcgaataatataaatagttggattcagagccaagatcacaaaatattattccaaactatactttaagaataatttatttttatatatgtgtagttgcaatcaaattgtttatttttaattattattttaaggactgagaatttaaattcaatttctagAGTATGATTCCAATAGTTTCTTGAGGTTggattcataatatttaaagatcTTGGCTCCGAGTCTGctgctatttttaaatttacaactcttatttatagataaatatacatattatctttGTTACAAACGCACACCATGAGTAAATACATAAGCCTCTACTGTCTCATGAGTCATGGGTCACTCATCAGCcataatttttacttcataggAATTGAATGTAGCCAAGGTAactagaaatatatttctatttataagaaTCTTGTCCATCctcatgaattaattaatattaatggtggaatatttcatactatttgaataaaacttttctaattCCAAATCCATTCAACTACGTGCCTAAATACATGCCACAATACTAACTTATGGCTCATTTAAatgtcattatttaaaattacataaactTCAAAGCTCATAAATTGGggatatcaataataaatacagtttGTATGAATTTTTCCATCCCTTTCTGTTAGGGaactaacatataaataaattatcatatttttatttaattatattattattcaaagatcagtagaggatataatatttcatattatttgaatgaaacttactacataatcttgtacaaacCCGATCTGaggttaataaattttttaaaacggCAAATCATATCATTTTAAAGGATTCCTGTAatagtgtttttaaattttacgttAGACAATCCTTAACCATATAtgtactttgattttgagttgtattcaataagtcaatttatcattttttgctcaaaaacaattttttagtaattcaaatattatcccaaatgGAAGAGGCACTTAAAATAccacgtcatattttttttaaattaaaactacgacaaatattatagctttataattgTAGAATGAGTTCACCACGTGGATtctattatcaaaaatgatgtttttcagcATAGCAGGTTGCGCGATTGGAACTTTTACTCCCCCAGATAGTATTAAAACTCATTGAAAAGTGTTtaggtggaaaaaatggctagaaGTGAtcaccaaaataataatatattaagataaaagaaaaataaacaaatacgacTGCAGCTCGAATAGAAAAAGAGCTTATCCCTTCAAAAATCACGCTACAAAATGATATGAGCTCTTCCATTTCTTCGTGACTCAGTCCTTGAGGGTCGAGCTTCTTTATGATcattatctaaatattaaatgaggATGACAGCCAATCGAACCTTGTTAAGGAGTCCTTAACGAAAAAAGAGGCAAGGAGACGAATATATGAATTCCTCTTGGCAAACGAACGTTTTTCATGAATACATGCGATagattcacaaataaaaagttgtttaatcgaataatttattataattagattattacctataattttatatcaaatcaaGCAGTTTTCCTTGCTATGGAGGTATACTAAAGATGATTTCTTATATCaacctatatattttatgaaaagacTTGCACTCTCCATTATATAGAGCTCCTTGAATCAGACTAAGGCCAAGTGAGATGAATCCAAGAAAAGAGATGCACCTTCGTGATCTATAGTCTCGTTGATAGTAAAAGTAGATATGGTAGATAAATAAGAAGCTATCCACTATCTTCAGACAAGAGCTatagttaatgaataaatattcttttctttttaatgatgGAACTTCTTCCATTTCTTTAAGCCTCAACTGTGTAAGGCTACAACTATGATTCATTAACGTCCCAGAAGTCAATGAGTGctttcgaaatagactcatCATCCCAGATCGGTGATTCCTTCTCTTTATAAAGCATCAACAGCCCAGGATTACAGATTACttcttcatcattatttattaattattccatcactattttcctttttttctcttctcctatagttatataattaatctgatccaGCTGGGatctaataaatcattatatccCAGGGTCGAAATACAACAGTAAGTTTCGAacccatattataaaaatataaaaaggcggCAAAGATGCCATGCGACAAAATATCGTCGATGAAAAATTGCAAACCGCAAAAGTGTAGGGGGCGAAAATGTTAGCTACAAATTTACCGGACAAAAGTCGTACGCCCTCTACCAAATAATACAATtctaatggaataaaaaaaatatacttcatgtcGTTTATGTaacatataaagtaaaatatgtttattaggATTATCACAACAtgaatattagttattatcttAATGTTGAATCATATTACACACAAACATTTGGATAAATAGAgcaacacatttttaatttagatgtgCTTAGATCGATCTTCATTCATTAAATACAGAAATACTTCCAAATTCTCAAAGaattaggaaaaaagaagagatttgtgatactttatcctcaacaagagATGCTCGATTTCTGATATATACGGAGATGATGATGGGATGAAAATTTGTTCTAAGAGGCGAACCAAACCAAGCTAAGCTTCATACGAGAGTAGAGTGGATTCCTACTTAGGGTAGATATCTATTCATCTATATATAGCAAAGAATATATTCAAGGGTTGAAACTATGAGGGGATTCATTCCCTTTGTGATTCAGATATAAGGCTCTGGATGTGAAATATAAAGTAAGATATGTTAACTACAAATACTAATAGGTGCTACAACAATTTGAAGTTACTCccataaactaaaaatatataaaaacaacacatttgAACAATTGAATCATCCTAAGAGAGAAAAATTCAGTATTCAGATgtgcttttaatttgacaattactAAGGGCTAAGAACATTCTTCAATCATTAAACCGGAAGAAGTGGACTTGTATGTTCCCTTAGAGTTAGAACCAAAAGAAGATGGAGGAAATTGCAGGAAGAGACTTATAACTTGACTATCCATATCAAAAGAAGTtcggattccgaattccacgAGGGAAGACGAGATGAAAATGACCAGggtggactccttccttgggacgGAGATTCCACCTCTGTAAAATTTTAGATGCTTTGTATTTctgaatatacaatatataattgctaatgcttgttcgtcaatccatgagtaatGGGGGAAATAAgtgattaattaatgattagcacttcttccattcgaactactgtcatatttgtttatttttctttttcttaatattactGGTGATAGGTTGAGTGATATTCGTTTAAACGAATCTAGTCATTTTTTCACCTaggcatttttccttttttttttcctgccattttttccacctagacacatttcctttttttttctcctggcattttttccacctagacacttttccttttttttctccagccattttttccactgctattttttctttgagatatctGTTTAAATGCTCAGTTTATTCGTTTAaacgaatctagccattttATACCacctaaacatttttcatttttttttcttctgccATTTTATCCACCTTgacacattttcttttttttctcctgccattttttccacctaAACACTTATCCATTTTTTCCACagccattttttccttgacattatttcctaaaattgatgaaaagatttaatatctatgtcatttcagctgttatatttatcataaattataaaaccggtcctaggactcacaaattttgttttgaccAAATTTATAGGACTTTAGTCCTTATAGTTTTTTATACCGACCTAACAATAACTGTATCTTAATTCAAAACGTGGGGACTTACAACTCCACTCGATCTAACAATGCAATACTCCAGACTTTACTTGGACTCAATAGCTTAGACTTtcgactcgacttggactcaaatattattttatactgcACTTAAGAAAAGCTTTATCACTATgagtcttttattattattatgacctTGAAATGAGCTTAAAAGTAATCTGAAGACGAGATGAAAATATTCTAGGACTTTGACTTCACAACAAAGTGTTGGGACTTAACTTGGACTTACAGTATGAAGGCTTAATTCCACCTTCTCCATAGGTTTTTTAGACATATTGCTTATCTAATAAGATtcctttatcaatttttatactgAATATGATCTTATCTCCGTTTGTTTTATCTAGCtccatttaatataaaaattaaaaaatcagtctgatttattaataagaaaataaatattaaaataataatgaattctCACAACTCAGAGGAGCTTCACATCATTTCCCAAGACTCGTCCAAGTTTGGATTTTCCTTGTATAACAAAGTTTCAAGTCCTGGAGAGAATACAGTTCTTTCAATCTTTACAATAGTAAATCTTTTGCTATTGATAAGGTTGGGTGCAAAAAAGAATACTCTGCAAGAGATTAACCATGCATTAAATATCACAGAAGACATCGATTTTTTACAGACCGCATACTTAAAATTATCTAATCTTggaaaattagataaaaactcTAATCTAGCGGTAGcaaatggtatttttatatctaattcatCTGAAATAAATCAGACATTTATAAACGATgcatccaaatatttttcatctgATATTGAATATGTTAATTTCAGTGATATAATGggttcaacaaaaataataaatgattggGTCTCTTATCAAACTCACGAAAAAATTCAGGACATGATTtcagaaaattcaatttgtcCTGAGACGGTTAGTGTCTTGATAAGTGCTTTATATTTCAAGGGTGAATGGTTGGAAAAGTTTGACCCTAATTTGACCATGAAACAACGTTTCCATGTCTCTCCTGAAGAAACCATTGAAGTCCCAACAATGCTTGCTGAAATGGATATTGCGCCCGTGCATAATGATGAATTGAAATCAACAGTAATTGCTTTACCTTACCGAGGTAACAGAATgataatgtacatattacttCCAATGGATACGTTTGGACTCTCTGAGTTAGAAACTAAAATATCCTCTGATTCATTTGATCCATCAATTCTTGATAAGATAACGGGAATAAAAAAGGCGACTAAATTATATCTACCCAAGTTCAAAATTGAATCTACTCATGATATGAAAGAAGGACTAAGACAACAAGGAATCATTGACTTATTTTCGAGAAAATGTGATTTGTCTGGTGTAGGAGGAACACCAGGAGAGATTTATGCATCTGAGGTTTTTCAAAAAGCTGTAATTCATGTTAATGAAGAGGGTAGTGAAATGACTGGAGCAACCTCCATGACACTTGTACCGTGTTCATTGGTTGACGTAGAGTCCCTCGCGGTGGATCatccatttttattcatcattaaagA contains:
- the LOC121130203 gene encoding alaserpin isoform X2 produces the protein MGSTKIINDWVSYQTHEKIQDMISENSICPETVSVLISALYFKGEWLEKFDPNLTMKQRFHVSPEETIEVPTMLAEMDIAPVHNDELKSTVIALPYRGNRMIMYILLPMDTFGLSELETKISSDSFDPSILDKITGIKKATKLYLPKFKIESTHDMKEGLRQQGIIDLFSRKCDLSGVGGTPGEIYASEVFQKAVIHVNEEGSEMTGATSMTLVPCSLVDVESLAVDHPFLFIIKDRETGLILFLGRVVRP
- the LOC121130203 gene encoding alaserpin isoform X1 translates to MNSHNSEELHIISQDSSKFGFSLYNKVSSPGENTVLSIFTIVNLLLLIRLGAKKNTLQEINHALNITEDIDFLQTAYLKLSNLGKLDKNSNLAVANGIFISNSSEINQTFINDASKYFSSDIEYVNFSDIMGSTKIINDWVSYQTHEKIQDMISENSICPETVSVLISALYFKGEWLEKFDPNLTMKQRFHVSPEETIEVPTMLAEMDIAPVHNDELKSTVIALPYRGNRMIMYILLPMDTFGLSELETKISSDSFDPSILDKITGIKKATKLYLPKFKIESTHDMKEGLRQQGIIDLFSRKCDLSGVGGTPGEIYASEVFQKAVIHVNEEGSEMTGATSMTLVPCSLVDVESLAVDHPFLFIIKDRETGLILFLGRVVRP